A window of Rhizobium acidisoli contains these coding sequences:
- a CDS encoding zinc-dependent alcohol dehydrogenase family protein, with amino-acid sequence MKAITLEGIGFDSLALVDRPQPEPRRHEVVVRVTATALNYRDIEIARGSYHTAFPHPLIPLSDGVGEVVAIGEDVTRWKIGDRVSGTFWERWVAGGFDMAEAQYQRGGPIDGWLAEYTRIDEQAAVAVPPHLTDAEAATLPCAGVTAWHALVTEGALKAGDTVLVQGTGGVSLFALQFAAASGARVIVTSSTDEKIARARTLGAADGINYVSHPAWDQEVLRLTGGSGVDHIIEVGGPESFARSLRSVRRGGQIDVIGYLGGTAGTIDPLDIFRRQARVRGIPVGSRASFEAMNRAIDVNRLRPVIDRTFPWTEVATAMRHFERGGRFGKVVLLH; translated from the coding sequence GCCCGCAGCCGGAACCGCGCCGGCACGAGGTGGTCGTGCGCGTCACGGCGACCGCGCTGAACTATCGCGACATCGAGATCGCCCGCGGCAGCTATCACACCGCCTTCCCGCACCCTCTCATCCCTCTTTCCGACGGTGTCGGCGAGGTGGTGGCGATCGGTGAGGACGTGACGCGCTGGAAGATCGGCGACCGGGTCAGCGGCACTTTCTGGGAGCGCTGGGTCGCCGGCGGCTTCGACATGGCGGAAGCGCAATACCAGCGCGGCGGACCGATCGACGGCTGGCTGGCCGAATATACCAGGATCGACGAGCAGGCGGCCGTGGCCGTTCCCCCGCATCTGACCGATGCCGAGGCAGCGACATTGCCATGCGCGGGCGTCACCGCCTGGCATGCGCTCGTCACCGAGGGCGCACTGAAGGCAGGAGACACGGTGCTGGTGCAGGGCACCGGCGGCGTCTCGTTGTTTGCCCTGCAATTTGCCGCAGCTTCGGGCGCCAGAGTCATCGTGACTTCGAGCACTGACGAGAAGATCGCCCGCGCGCGCACACTCGGCGCTGCCGATGGCATCAACTACGTCAGCCATCCCGCGTGGGATCAAGAGGTGCTGAGGCTCACCGGCGGCAGCGGCGTCGACCATATTATCGAGGTCGGCGGTCCGGAGAGTTTTGCCCGCTCGCTGCGCTCAGTCCGGCGCGGCGGCCAGATCGATGTCATCGGCTATCTCGGTGGTACGGCCGGTACGATCGACCCGCTCGATATCTTCCGCCGCCAGGCCCGCGTCCGAGGCATCCCCGTCGGCTCACGCGCCTCCTTCGAGGCGATGAACCGGGCGATCGACGTCAACCGCCTCCGCCCGGTCATCGACCGGACCTTTCCCTGGACGGAAGTGGCGACCGCCATGCGCCATTTCGAACGGGGCGGCCGCTTCGGCAAGGTGGTGCTGCTGCACTGA
- a CDS encoding aldo/keto reductase: MDYRNVGASGLRVPVLSFGAGTFGGSGPLFGAWGNTEADEARRLVDICLEAGVNLFDTADVYSAGASEEVLGQAIRGRRDAVLISTKTALPIGEGPQDWGTSRARLIRATEAALSRLGTDYIDLLQLHAFDASTPVGEVLSTLDGLVASGKIRYVGVSNFAGWELMKSLAAAERHGYPRYVAHQVYYSLAGRDYEWELMPLGADQGVGALVWSPLAWGRLTGKIRRGQPLPRESRLHETAQYGPPVDDEKLFDIVDVLDAIATETGKTVPQIAINWLLGRPTVSSVIIGARNEEQLRQNLGAVGWSLSKEQIEKLDAVSAVTAPYPYFPYRRQEGFARLNPPIV; encoded by the coding sequence ATGGACTACAGAAATGTCGGTGCATCCGGGCTCAGAGTGCCGGTGTTGAGCTTTGGCGCCGGCACATTTGGCGGCAGCGGCCCGCTGTTTGGCGCCTGGGGTAATACCGAGGCGGACGAGGCGCGGCGGCTCGTCGACATCTGCCTCGAAGCCGGCGTCAATCTCTTCGACACCGCCGACGTCTATTCGGCCGGCGCTTCCGAGGAGGTGCTCGGCCAGGCGATCCGCGGCCGGCGCGACGCCGTGCTGATCTCGACGAAGACGGCGCTGCCGATCGGCGAGGGGCCGCAGGACTGGGGAACGTCGCGGGCGCGGCTGATCCGTGCCACCGAGGCTGCGCTCAGCCGGCTCGGAACCGACTATATCGACCTCCTGCAACTGCACGCCTTCGATGCCTCGACGCCGGTCGGCGAGGTGCTGTCGACGCTCGACGGGCTCGTGGCATCCGGCAAGATCCGCTATGTCGGTGTGTCCAACTTTGCCGGCTGGGAGTTGATGAAGTCGCTCGCCGCCGCCGAGCGCCATGGTTATCCGCGTTACGTCGCCCATCAGGTCTATTATTCGCTGGCGGGGCGCGATTACGAATGGGAGCTGATGCCGCTCGGCGCCGACCAGGGCGTCGGCGCCCTGGTCTGGAGCCCGCTCGCCTGGGGACGGCTGACCGGCAAGATCCGCCGCGGCCAGCCGCTGCCCAGGGAGAGCCGGCTGCACGAGACGGCGCAATATGGCCCGCCCGTCGACGACGAGAAGCTCTTCGATATCGTCGATGTCCTGGATGCCATCGCAACGGAAACCGGCAAGACGGTGCCGCAGATCGCCATCAACTGGCTGCTCGGGCGGCCGACGGTATCGAGCGTCATCATCGGTGCCCGCAACGAGGAGCAGCTCAGGCAGAACCTCGGCGCGGTCGGCTGGAGCCTGTCGAAGGAGCAAATCGAAAAGCTCGACGCCGTCAGCGCGGTGACAGCGCCCTATCCCTATTTCCCCTATCGGCGGCAAGAGGGTTTCGCGCGGCTCAATCCGCCGATCGTCTGA
- a CDS encoding LysR family transcriptional regulator has product MSRQDINRSGEMEVFVSVVERGGFTAAALARRMTPSAVSKLVARLEQRLGARLVNRSTRKLQLTPEGCAFYERSIAILADIAEAERQASSGEQASGRIRINTSGSFGNHVLAPLMPAFMALHPAVTLDISHTDRIVDLMEERADVAIRAGPLKNSSLIARKLGATGKIIVASPDYLRRHGEPRTVADLRRHCRIGFSYARAVEGWPLREDGETVTVPITPGVQVGDGEAMRHLALSGTGLARLAAFTVRADVDAGRLMPVLDEANPGDLEEFYALYMGQGGPLPARVRALLDFLASHVRL; this is encoded by the coding sequence ATGAGCCGTCAGGACATCAACCGCTCCGGCGAAATGGAGGTCTTCGTCAGCGTCGTCGAGCGCGGCGGCTTTACCGCGGCCGCCCTCGCCCGGCGTATGACGCCGTCGGCCGTCAGCAAGCTCGTCGCTAGGCTGGAGCAACGCCTCGGCGCCCGCCTTGTCAATCGATCGACGCGAAAACTGCAGCTGACGCCGGAGGGTTGCGCCTTCTACGAGCGCAGCATCGCCATCCTGGCCGATATTGCCGAGGCGGAGCGCCAGGCCTCATCAGGCGAACAGGCTTCGGGCCGCATCCGTATCAACACCAGCGGCTCTTTCGGCAATCATGTGCTGGCGCCGCTGATGCCGGCCTTCATGGCGCTTCATCCCGCCGTGACCCTGGATATCTCCCATACCGACAGGATCGTCGACCTGATGGAGGAGCGCGCCGATGTCGCGATCCGCGCCGGCCCCTTGAAGAATTCCAGCCTGATCGCCCGCAAGCTCGGCGCCACCGGCAAGATCATCGTCGCCTCGCCGGATTATCTCAGGCGTCACGGCGAGCCGCGCACGGTCGCCGATCTCCGCCGCCATTGCCGCATCGGCTTTTCCTATGCCCGCGCCGTCGAGGGCTGGCCGCTACGCGAGGACGGCGAAACGGTGACGGTTCCGATCACCCCAGGCGTCCAGGTGGGAGACGGCGAAGCCATGCGCCACCTCGCCTTATCAGGCACCGGCCTCGCCCGCCTTGCCGCCTTCACCGTGCGCGCCGACGTCGATGCCGGACGCTTGATGCCGGTGCTCGATGAGGCCAATCCCGGCGATCTCGAAGAATTCTACGCCCTCTACATGGGCCAGGGCGGCCCGCTGCCGGCGCGCGTGCGCGCCCTGCTCGATTTTCTCGCCAGCCATGTGCGCCTCTGA